TCAGTACCAAAGATGTTCTTGTAACCGAGGAAGCGGGCTATCTGCATACTCTGTGGCCTGTTGAGTACTTCGTTGGGTTCTCCGACCTGTCTGATCTCTCCATCCATGATGATGGCGATATTGTCTGCCAGATAAGAGGCTTCCCTGAAATTATGCGTGACGTGAATGGTCGTCAGTCCGTAACGTCTGTGCATCTCTTTGAGACGTTTCATAATGCTGTTCCTGAATGTCGGGTCTATGGCACTGAGGGGTTCGTCCAGGAGCAGTATCTTCGGTTTGGCATAGAGGGCCCTTGCCAGTGCGATACGCTGTTTCTCTCCACCGCTGAGTTCACCGACCTTTCGTTTCAGAAGGGATTTGATATCGAGAAAAGCAGTGATGTCCTCGAAGTGTGCCTCCACATTCTCGATAGCGCGGTATTTCCCCGAAAAACGTATGTTCTCTTCTACGTTGAGGTTGGGGAAGAGAGCGAACTCCTGGTAGACAAAACCTATTTCCCGTGCTTCCGGTGTCCTGTCGGAAAGGATGGTGTCACCAAAACGTATCGAACCGCTGCTTGGACTTACCCCTGCAATACTCTCAAGCAACCTGGTCTTCCCGCTCCCGCTGGGCCCAAGCAGTACGAAATATTTCCCTTTGTCTATCTGCAGGTCGATATCGTGCAGGGCAAATCCGTCGATACGGTGGGAGAGTCTTTCGATACGAAGGGAGGACATCTATTTTGCCTTCAAAATGCTTGCATCACCGGTGATGACTGCGGGAGAGATGACCCCCTGGCCGTTCTGCTTCATGATCTCTTCTCCTTCGCTAGAGAGAACGAAGTTCACGAATGCCACGGCACCTTTCGGGTTTGCCGGAGATTTTTCATTCTGCGGTATGGTGATCCCATAGACCATTGCAGCACCTTTTTTGTTAATGTACTCACCGGGCTTTTTGCCTGTGATCCTGAAGCTTACGGTACTGTACTCTGCTTCATCAGCCTTCTCTTTGAGAGAGATCTCTTTGGGCAGTGTGATAGTTTTCAATCCATGCTGCTCTGCGACCGATCTGTAGATGAAAAGGTAGTCGATGGCATGGGCTTCAAGCAGGGCAAGCAGATCGGTCTCCTTGGGACGGACGATGATCTTTGCCTTGTTCTCATCGCCTGCTTTGTAAAAGTTACTGTAGCCCAGAAGCTGCTTGAAAAAGCCTGGCTTCTTGTAGTATTTCTCTGCCAGTTTGGTGACCAGTATGGAGCGGTATCCGCAGGGGTCCACATTGGGGTTGGAGTGCCCGACCTTGACACCTTTACGCAAAAAGATCTCCGGCCAGTTCTTTTCGTTTATCTCGTTTGCGAATTTTGATCTTGGTGTATAGGCAATGGTCATTTCGTTGGTGGTGAACTGTGCATTGAATTTCGCATTTTCCGGTATGAGCAGATTGTCTATGACCTTGTAGTCTGCAGAAGCCACTACATCGCAGGGTCTTTTGATCTCAGAGACCTTGCGTGCTGCTTTACGGCTGCCGCTGACCTCTCTTTTGACATCATATTGGGGGTATTTGTTCTCAAAGGCTTTTTCCATCTGAGAGAAGGGTACGGCAAGACTGCCGGCATGAAAGACGATGATGTCTTCTTTTGCAAAGCCCAGTGTTGCTATGGCCAGCAGGCTTAAGGCGATCTTGTGCATCTTCTCTCCTTTGGGTTAATTG
The window above is part of the Sulfurovum riftiae genome. Proteins encoded here:
- a CDS encoding ABC transporter ATP-binding protein — translated: MSSLRIERLSHRIDGFALHDIDLQIDKGKYFVLLGPSGSGKTRLLESIAGVSPSSGSIRFGDTILSDRTPEAREIGFVYQEFALFPNLNVEENIRFSGKYRAIENVEAHFEDITAFLDIKSLLKRKVGELSGGEKQRIALARALYAKPKILLLDEPLSAIDPTFRNSIMKRLKEMHRRYGLTTIHVTHNFREASYLADNIAIIMDGEIRQVGEPNEVLNRPQSMQIARFLGYKNIFGTELLGEEEQRFFSIDPNHIAILDSVESDRKDFTFDGIVDECVWVTDHFKLYVRTGEILFFIKILKRSQEGCPVQSGELVTIGFDRKDIYYL
- the wtpA gene encoding tungstate ABC transporter substrate-binding protein WtpA is translated as MHKIALSLLAIATLGFAKEDIIVFHAGSLAVPFSQMEKAFENKYPQYDVKREVSGSRKAARKVSEIKRPCDVVASADYKVIDNLLIPENAKFNAQFTTNEMTIAYTPRSKFANEINEKNWPEIFLRKGVKVGHSNPNVDPCGYRSILVTKLAEKYYKKPGFFKQLLGYSNFYKAGDENKAKIIVRPKETDLLALLEAHAIDYLFIYRSVAEQHGLKTITLPKEISLKEKADEAEYSTVSFRITGKKPGEYINKKGAAMVYGITIPQNEKSPANPKGAVAFVNFVLSSEGEEIMKQNGQGVISPAVITGDASILKAK